Genomic window (Ammospiza caudacuta isolate bAmmCau1 chromosome 10, bAmmCau1.pri, whole genome shotgun sequence):
gcacaacccaatgaatctgcttcttgcccgtaacagctgccagtgctgtgctctcagataagagacctggtggggctgagaccagagcccagtggattctgtgtctgccatcacctgttgggacaaaaagggcactgatctgtgcctgggtgtggctgatctcaaagcccatcctgttgtgtcctgaatgggggcaacagcttgtctggggctcaggctcactctggcttcttcccatcagtgcctgtcagtgctcatgcttgggctttgccagccttgtggtcgctgccctgtccctgagggctggagggactgcagaggctggagccttccttagctgggagaggggcagctttgagctcagcctgctcacaaacaggtcagggtcctgatgctgaaagccccgtcaggatcggttacagctggagctgctctggtttacaaatgggacggcattcctttggcaaactgctgaaaggtggggaagatgacctcctctcctgggattgtatgtccctgtgctttgtttcctgtcaagagaactcttcaaaggactgtacaaatcagtctctgtgctggccacctgtgctgcagggctgtctgcctggttgtggttgttgttacccagccgaccacaaagggctcagtgttccaggcgctggggctgccttttgtatctcctggaagctgggatctctgctttaaagtcagcatcttgcattttgtttccctcagggagaatggtgaacaccactgaaaatcccctgatgaaatacacgcatctgaattttattggcagcgggtgagtccaacagcagttactcctgcacagccgtgggccaggtgtttttggggtggaatgtctatccagcgtgaagtcaggccagctgcaaagatgatcacatgctggggatagattgtcccatctctcaatgctgctcagaatttgtgagtgggctcagaaggcattgtcagagatgccttgctaccgaggtcttgcctgcatcaaggaacaggacctggaaggtctccttgtctctcaagtgtgggacagctctgtgttaatttctttagcattttgtgtatgtctcaaaatcatactggcacactaatgaaaagagaagaaacttgcttgcctgaaagagcaacctatgccctatcaaagctgtgagataacagttcccaggaacaattctttcccctggtttgaagagggaaacactctgtggtcaggataggaaccacactgtttagacagtgaaacccaagaggaaagactaacctccctttagaaattggaccccagtgcttcaggaacaggcccagtgcccatgcacttgagaggaaaatgcatcatctccctcctggcagagccctcctgcatcctgcaggttttgacacttccagcagagatctcctgtgtgggctggctttcactgcaagatctaaacagcttctcctttctctgcttctgttttgtttctaggacttttggagatgtttacagagcactcgacagtgccacaggaggagaggtaaatgtcaacagcccctgcaggctctgctgcactcgagggctttcccctctggtgtgagctgtggctggagctttgggcagagctgtgctgaaaaggcacaagaagcacagactggtgccagcccacagaacacatttgggactttgtcctcctcagctgccagaaggaaggcacggagggcagcggttcctttcagagaaggacgcgctcactcgctctccattgctaaaacaaaggtggtgcctgcgagcacctcactgctctttggggctgcagcttcagagtcctgaattctcatttctggctgccagcaaatccatctgaaagttactggtagttccttagccacctgcagtgctgcacttgggaactgcacgtagggagagatctgcaaggcgtccctgaaagccctaagccctgcccatatcacaagatgtacccacagagtattaaggcatggattccttcttctgagtcccaaacaaagcagcagagagtgttgtcagaggtttgtgggtgataactgagacactgctgttaccaagtggtcaaggcaaaatgCCAGTGGCCCCACGTgccctgtaactggctcccaagggagcagagaaatgggctgttggaatgtcagttcctgattactgcagtgcctaatcacaaggcagtttggcacagctcagctgtgtcattgcaaaatcactcgctccacgtgccttgtggtctcgtgccaccaacctctcaagttactgattttcaatgtcattttaggtggcaataaaaaaaataaatcttcaaggagtgaggaggaaggagctaacctttaatgaaataatgatcatgaagaggtataggagtcccaatgttgtgaattatttagacaggtgagaggtcatggtcttatcccatggatgtgtgtttacataaagcaaacatgagaggttcaaaacccactttggtcagtggcagcaagtaaagctgttaatttttatttattcatatttctctcctcatctccaatggatgagaagagagtgcatcttgtctgcatgagtcttccctggcacacctagtttgataattactccaaaattattcaaaacctggatcagctgtatcttcccaactcaatagcctcaaagttcactgcctccacatttatttgggattgattttttaaagtttcttaagtgcagatgaaccatcctaaagtggatttcccttggattgttgcccctctttgccattgctatgcatgccaggaagactaggtgcttatttccagaaacaccatgcctgacatgtttttatctgggctgtttctaactgcacttttcatttgctgcccatctaagacatctcctttttcacagatgtgtctttctctttgagactgcacagattgcaaataatgcacagccaagagggaatgtctattcctttgattctgtccttgtcacaaaggcatctggaaataagaaacctggaagcaaaaaatcaacgtagccatgTATGTCCATCTCtacccccttgtttccttctttcagctaccttctgggcgaggaactcttgctggttatagagtacatggatggaggtgtcctgagcgacatcgtcagccagacctgcctgtctgaagatgagatggcagccatcagtcgggaggtcagcaatcccagctgtgtttccaagggcttgggcaggattgtctgggaaacaggggctcagaacaggagaggtttcctgtgccgagctttgtttctgtgttgctggattgctatgggcaagtaaaagcatctcaagtgaaaggcctgccagtgcccctgcactccctgtactcagtgccagtactcttatctcctgctgttgtattctcgctctgtctcttgtatttgtatttgctgttctccaccttgcctctctacATGTTTGCCTGGggtctgtcttcactgcattccttgcctgtaaaagcaaaggtgctggtggcaggatttgaaacagacagcaaagaaagaaaagagagactcgtttctctcagtgctcagctaaaaaggataggagtgcagctagaatgctctttgcttctgagcacatgcgctgcagcaggagtcatcctggctggttggcaggggacagcctacaacagcaggtgctgttgctctttcaaaagctgatgtgcctttcctcagaaaggtcctgctctgcaagtgttggagcagcaagctcttcctctcagcggccattactccccattcccctggagagggaatcttttagattctttgtttcctttcttgtgtgatgaaattacatcactcatttttgcccttctgtttctgttttcttgctcagtgcctgcaaggactggattttcttcatgcaaacgatgtgatccatcgagacgtgaagagtgacaacatccttctcagaaccgacggttctgtcaaactgggtcagtatattcttggtcaggtgcagcgttccagggatgtgggtgtggggctgcttggcgtgactgccagctccccaaaaatggtgctggtggcagtgcagggacccctgctgcgagctgagggcacagttgcaacgtgcacagaggtagaaggagccacaagcagtcaagagtggccttgctctgtgtgggtcccttccagagggagggagttacaagtctaaattttccaaagaacaaaagccactgctagaggcagtgtaaaacatgggggatttttaaagtcgccaatgccaggagattcaacagagcaatttcaaacttctgctggggaattcttttgcttgctttcctaactgcacagaattcagataaaaccagtattttgttttctcctcagctgattttggcctcgctactcagctcacccctgagcagagcagacggtgctcggtaaccgggactccttggtggatggcgcctgaagtggtgacaggtcaaccatatggccccaaagtggacatatggtcttttggaattgtgggaattgaaatgatagaacaagaacctccttacttgggcgaaagttctggcacggtaaggagcaaatactcactaatcccactgtctttctcacctgtctcatgtcctgtgtgccactggacaaaatcccattgccttctgctggaactacttccaccaaggtcccttcctacaaatgtccctgcaacacatcagcatctgctgtacttttggttgcatcagtgggggaactcaagccttaccacatgcaaacaaactccaaacaaactccattctcactcaacactttcctttgggttagtggttccagttcttttgtctgtgtagatggccttaataacaggaaaaaagcatcttaaaagtgttgttatctttccagaaatgaaggaaggatacccaaacccaacaaagtttctaaaaccgtggtctttagagaggaacctaaccctgtgtgcagtttcttcccactgggaaacatgggcatgagggtgtaatgcacagagtctcttctgcttcttgtgcagtgctgctgaaacactcagtgaccgtgtttctctcctagcccaagcaacattctgcacatcaccaagccagagcctgatgatgtggagagcctgccaaaacctcctgtttgtttcctggcactttctggcatgggcctaccattaatgcattgacttgagcagccaaatgactggagggtgtccatagggatggaacctctccttcttctgacctagacaatttttcttttgctgcaaaaatgggaagctgaaattttcagactgctgagagacagagctgcaggtggctcctgtgtgcccaagcaggcattttcatcccaatacatttgtgcaggcatcttaatatgtctgtgttgaagaggagattgtaaatgtttgtttccctacctggctgttaactgatggatttcctttcttttcttccaattcccattgttttcaagaacagcacaaaaagcttgatgagttttgttctagggcacgtgcgcttaaaggaccaacaagcaccgcagagatgcctttcatgtactaacccttcAAATTAGCtagtatagcaaagtccctcttccaaaaagccatctcaagctggcatgaatcctcagagaagcaaatgtccttttgctgaagtagttcccactaactaggtcaggcaatgaaatcagctgccaaggcaagatctgcaggatggtggaaaagctgtggctgcatcggggtttgggtttttggttggtaaaggaaagtcatctctgggtctgtgccagggcagaaactgccactgaagaacagaggttaaacaaagggatgtgggagagccttagagatgtgaaagcaggaggtggagcctggtgtctcctttctctccaggctacatacctgatagccacagtagggactccacagctgcggcagcccaagctcctctcggctttgctgcgtgacttcctgagc
Coding sequences:
- the LOC131562202 gene encoding serine/threonine-protein kinase PAK 1-like; protein product: MAPEVVTGQPYGPKVDIWSFGIVGIEMIEQEPPYLGESSGTATYLIATVGTPQLRQPKLLSALLRDFLSCCLQTDEEQRWSAKELLQHPFVTSAKPPFILAQVINSVKKTNNPNPKL